A single genomic interval of Pyrobaculum arsenaticum DSM 13514 harbors:
- a CDS encoding sodium:calcium antiporter gives MAIGVMSLPTFGPFDLVIGMLLIVFSGILIEQLVYFISWKLQRSTFGVATIFAPILTSAPELSVFLIALYLGNAAVAWGTIVAQPFMAATIIYPVLVLTTFISRYAGRRQYIMPRVDKSVAHPLIVFTIPLIPILFLHPERYSILGRVYGLILLLGYIIYVKKLLKVEKIEKLESKFWLRNYILQTVIAVLAIYLGGEYMVHGIIELGTVFNIDQTALTVILVPIATVIPESIVGLIFLAKGKDDEGVGSVIGEKALYGTFYPGVAMTLGIYTLQPAAVMALVIAVVVSAVEILVVRKFGIFGASAPLGLLAYIYYIKMFIT, from the coding sequence ATGGCAATCGGAGTTATGTCACTACCTACATTTGGTCCTTTTGATTTAGTTATTGGTATGTTATTGATAGTTTTTTCTGGTATATTAATAGAACAATTAGTATACTTTATTTCTTGGAAATTACAAAGATCTACTTTTGGTGTTGCTACAATCTTTGCTCCGATTTTAACATCTGCTCCAGAATTATCAGTATTTCTCATCGCATTATATCTGGGCAACGCGGCGGTGGCTTGGGGAACTATAGTAGCTCAGCCCTTTATGGCTGCCACGATAATATACCCTGTATTAGTACTTACAACCTTTATATCGCGATATGCCGGAAGAAGGCAATATATAATGCCACGCGTTGATAAAAGTGTGGCCCATCCCCTTATAGTATTTACCATTCCTCTGATCCCCATATTGTTCTTACATCCAGAACGATATAGTATTTTAGGTAGAGTTTATGGTCTTATTCTACTTCTTGGATATATTATATATGTAAAAAAATTACTAAAAGTAGAAAAAATTGAAAAATTAGAATCAAAATTTTGGTTAAGAAATTATATATTACAAACAGTAATTGCAGTTCTTGCAATCTATCTAGGGGGAGAATACATGGTACACGGCATTATAGAGCTTGGAACCGTTTTTAACATAGACCAGACAGCTCTTACCGTGATATTAGTCCCCATAGCCACAGTCATCCCCGAATCAATTGTGGGGCTTATTTTTCTAGCGAAAGGCAAAGACGATGAAGGCGTTGGATCCGTAATCGGAGAGAAGGCGCTATATGGCACCTTCTATCCTGGTGTTGCAATGACCTTAGGGATATATACACTTCAACCAGCGGCTGTTATGGCCTTAGTAATAGCCGTGGTCGTGTCGGCGGTCGAAATATTGGTGGTACGAAAATTTGGAATTTTCGGAGCCTCAGCACCTCTTGGGCTACTTGCATATATTTATTACATCAAAATGTTTATTACATAA
- a CDS encoding malate synthase, whose translation MIEISPSVLREYGDLFGEKTVNGRRISVEGLIEELTRELRAEIDRVIRARREWLNDKRPLKLKAAFPSWEEKFTDADGNVRTFREIVQGLIDNLLGRDTPLRWGLNWNTPVPDDLHPLKNPGLEITGPWSPMSRAIHQINADVASMMEDEEDASPAWYIPRGSGRTTAAVWEARRIVNRVLRGDVPQPYYEGGKEYRIKKPREKWPTLIHRVPGLHILDFDIRVDGNPVPAIITSVVIYTVNNYDLLKRAGSGVYFYVPKVQTPDEALVVEKLLRRVEDKLGLRRGELKIAMLYEEARAGLYLPVIFWIWRERLVKSNNGRWDYLGSLIEMWKDEAVYPDPQNITMTHPVMMAYQKWNALMCLMAGLDRQGKLNAGPVGGMAAVMLYRPDDPYQRHRFNQRALRAIWLDKLRERLIGLIFVTEEPVKKVTLRDVLEGKVKGRLFDLFRQSWVATPEESYVKAGNEPLRASLEELQQMINRPVKFVEVDGVKIPTVDSGLTEQERQLFIRLGLLDEQGNITPWVIRPDMLDTPEKLLGNPELWGGKDLWTALFEPPKGDITAEHIQHAFYMAANYGFQLLNGNLAAAIDDYELGQRFMNDLATYRIFSTWLWTLLRHNAVITKDGAFKGPARTGLGVIPAEDRVKVAAGTRFTEELFDKLWDLHMEWTLAFYEDLDRIAAERILHRFVNRVRSAVAEAYKAGPFRYQSPRDTAKKIAESITVEELERAVVENQPRFDRSFAPVIMEILRAKLKSPMYLQHGGRLIMALAPLPDEERDAVLRAIFSPREEVERLVKEGKLKPYALELYDYVHDVR comes from the coding sequence ATGATAGAGATTAGTCCTTCAGTTCTGCGCGAATATGGCGACTTGTTTGGCGAGAAAACGGTCAATGGCCGGCGGATATCTGTCGAGGGGCTTATAGAGGAGTTGACGAGAGAACTCAGGGCGGAGATAGACAGGGTAATTAGAGCCAGGCGCGAGTGGCTTAACGACAAGAGGCCCCTGAAGCTAAAGGCGGCCTTTCCCAGCTGGGAAGAGAAGTTCACAGACGCAGACGGCAACGTGAGGACCTTCAGGGAGATAGTCCAGGGCCTTATCGACAACCTCCTCGGCCGCGACACGCCGTTGCGCTGGGGGCTTAACTGGAACACGCCTGTCCCCGACGACCTCCACCCGCTTAAGAACCCGGGCCTTGAGATAACGGGGCCGTGGTCCCCCATGAGTAGGGCAATTCACCAGATAAACGCCGACGTGGCGTCTATGATGGAGGACGAGGAGGACGCCTCGCCAGCCTGGTACATCCCCCGCGGCTCTGGGCGAACCACGGCTGCGGTGTGGGAGGCCCGGCGTATAGTAAACCGAGTGCTTAGAGGCGATGTGCCGCAACCCTACTACGAGGGGGGCAAGGAGTACAGGATAAAGAAGCCGAGGGAAAAGTGGCCTACGCTCATACACAGAGTGCCCGGCCTCCACATCTTAGACTTCGACATCAGGGTGGACGGGAACCCCGTCCCGGCCATAATAACCTCCGTGGTGATATACACAGTTAATAATTACGACCTTCTAAAGAGGGCCGGGTCAGGGGTCTACTTCTACGTCCCCAAGGTCCAGACGCCGGACGAGGCGCTGGTTGTAGAGAAGCTGTTGCGCAGAGTTGAGGACAAACTCGGCTTGAGGCGGGGCGAGTTGAAGATCGCGATGCTCTACGAGGAGGCCAGAGCCGGCTTGTACCTCCCGGTTATTTTCTGGATATGGCGCGAGAGGTTGGTAAAGAGCAACAACGGCCGTTGGGACTACCTCGGCTCCCTTATTGAGATGTGGAAGGACGAGGCGGTTTACCCTGATCCGCAGAACATCACAATGACCCACCCCGTCATGATGGCGTATCAGAAGTGGAACGCACTCATGTGCCTAATGGCGGGGCTAGACAGGCAGGGGAAGCTAAACGCCGGCCCCGTAGGCGGCATGGCGGCGGTCATGCTCTACAGGCCGGACGACCCGTATCAGCGCCACCGCTTCAACCAAAGGGCGCTGAGGGCCATATGGCTTGACAAGCTCAGGGAGAGACTCATAGGCCTCATCTTCGTGACGGAGGAACCTGTGAAGAAGGTCACGCTGAGGGACGTGCTCGAGGGCAAGGTCAAGGGGAGGCTCTTCGACCTATTTAGGCAGAGCTGGGTGGCGACGCCGGAGGAGTCGTATGTAAAAGCAGGCAACGAGCCTTTGCGTGCGAGCTTGGAGGAGCTCCAGCAGATGATAAACCGCCCAGTCAAGTTCGTGGAGGTGGACGGCGTGAAGATACCGACCGTGGATAGCGGATTGACAGAGCAGGAAAGGCAACTCTTCATAAGGCTCGGCCTCTTAGACGAACAGGGCAACATAACCCCCTGGGTGATAAGACCCGACATGCTGGACACGCCGGAGAAGCTCCTGGGCAACCCCGAGCTGTGGGGAGGCAAGGACTTGTGGACAGCGCTCTTCGAGCCGCCCAAGGGCGACATCACGGCTGAGCATATCCAACACGCATTCTACATGGCCGCTAACTACGGCTTCCAGCTCCTAAACGGCAACCTCGCGGCGGCTATCGACGACTACGAGCTGGGGCAACGCTTCATGAACGACTTGGCGACCTACCGCATATTCTCGACGTGGCTGTGGACCTTGCTGAGACACAACGCGGTCATCACGAAAGACGGGGCCTTTAAGGGTCCAGCGCGCACAGGCCTTGGAGTAATCCCCGCTGAGGATAGGGTGAAGGTGGCGGCGGGCACGCGCTTCACGGAGGAGCTCTTTGACAAGTTGTGGGATCTCCACATGGAGTGGACTCTTGCCTTCTACGAGGACTTGGACCGCATCGCGGCCGAGAGGATCCTCCACAGATTCGTGAATAGGGTGAGGAGCGCGGTCGCCGAGGCTTACAAGGCCGGCCCGTTCAGGTACCAGTCGCCGCGAGACACCGCTAAGAAGATCGCCGAGTCCATAACGGTGGAGGAGCTGGAGAGGGCTGTGGTGGAGAACCAGCCGAGGTTCGACAGGTCCTTCGCCCCTGTCATAATGGAGATTCTGAGGGCGAAGCTGAAGTCGCCTATGTATCTACAACACGGCGGCCGCTTAATCATGGCCTTGGCGCCTCTGCCCGACGAGGAGAGAGACGCCGTATTAAGGGCCATCTTCTCGCCTAGAGAGGAGGTGGAGAGGCTAGTGAAGGAGGGCAAGCTGAAGCCCTACGCCCTTGAGCTCTACGACTACGTTCACGATGTTAGATAA